In the Bacillus solimangrovi genome, TTCAAAACTTGTCCCTTCATAGCCATAGTTTTCAAACATATTAGATGCACTGATTGGCTCAATAGTATCACGTGACCAGTCAAAACGAAGACTGATGACATTTTTTTGTTGGTCAAATTGATGTTTTTCAAAAATATAAACGCGGTCGACATTCATCGTTTGACCTAACATGGAAAGCGCTCTATTTATAGACTTTTCATGATCCAGTGTCGTAAGTAATTGTCTTGTTGCTTCAGATACACCTTGTAAAATACGTTCTTGCTTTAGAACGAGTTCTTCAGCTTCTTTTCGATCGGCAATGTTGCGGCTGACAATAATACTGCCCTGAAACTCTCCTTCTTCATCATAAAACAAACTTCTAACTGACTCCATCCAGACGTAATTACCATGGGCTGTCTTACAACGATATTCCATTTTCATCGACTGATTCCCATGTAACCCTTTGGAAATGTGATAGTTTACAATATCGACGTCATCTGGGTGTATGAGATCTAATACTTTTCTCCCGATTAATTCTGACGTTTTGTAACCAAGTATTCTTTCATATGAGGGTGTCACATATTCAAAAACTAACATGTTATTAACCTTTGCTAGCATGTCCATCATATTATCTGTAATGCCTCGAAGTTGCCTTTCACTATTACGAAGCTTATCTTCCATCATCTTACGAAAAGTTACATCTCTACAGATTACTTGATTTGCTTGTTTTCCTTGATATGTGATCGGAATAGTCGTTACATCAGCGAAGAATGTTTCTCCGCTAGACTTAACTAGCTTTTCTTGCAATGGTAAAGCAGCTTTATGTGTTTCTTGTGTTTCTGCGATTCTTGTTTTTACTTTTTCCCATTCATCAGGATGCACCAATTCCAAAACATCTTGACCAATAAAATCTTGCTCGGATTCAACCTCAAACATGTTTGCAGCCGTAGCATTTGCAAAGACGAACCTTCCTCCAGTGTGAATAAATATTGCATCAGGTGAGTTTTCTACAAGTGTTCGAAACCTTTCTTCGTTTTCAGATAATCTTTGAGATACTTTCTTTCTCTCGGTTATATCTCTAACAATTCCGACGATCCAAATTGGTTCTTCCTCTCTATTCCTAATGAGAGAAAGAGTTGCATTTATATAAATTTCAGTACCATCTTTTTGAATACGCTTCGTTTCATAATGAATGGAACCTTTCTCTAACACTTCTTTAATTTTAGCTTCTACATCAATTACAATTTCTCTTTTCATACTTTCAAGCTTTGTTCCTATTAATTCATCTCTAGACCAGCCATACATTCTTTCAAATGATTGATTCACTTCAAGAACGGTATGCTCCAAATCCCAAATAATAATCCCATCTGCATTATGATTAAGTACAGCCTTTAATTGATCTTGATTACTTCTGTATCTACTTGCATAGTATTGAGCACGATCATATTGCTTACCAAAAAACCAAGCGATAAGTACAAGGATGCCACTTCCGATCAACTTATACCAATCTAATCTTCCGTAAATCATAAAATTATACATGGCATAACTAGAAATTATTATCCCTATTAAACCAGTAAGCGTAACTCTCCCCGTATAGCTCATGGTTAACCCCCTTATTTTCAGTACCACATTTTCTATATTTTAACACCCACCTATAGTTAATACTCAATTTAATACGAATATTCTAAAAACATATTATTTTATATTGTTTTTTCGTTTCTTTTGATAACTCTTTCGTAAAGAATACATATGACTCTACTAAACATGCTCATGCTACTTACGCATTCAATACAGAATAGATAAAATGTAATTATATGTTAATATGATAAAAAACGGACTAATTCTAAATGTAGGAGGGGAACATTAAAATTGAACACAATTAAAATGATAGAGTTAAACGAAGAGAGTCTTTGTGACAAAGGATGTTATTGTCTTCGTAGTAAGCCAAATTCAACAGGTTACAAGAATAAAAACAAATGGCTTAAAGAAAGATTTAATGAAGGTTTAAAATACGTAAAACTAATAGAGAATAACAAACCAGCAGGGTTTATTGAATATACTCCTATTGAAACTTCTTCTAGAGTTGTCTATGGTGATAATTATTTAGTGATTCATTGCTTATGGGTAAATAAAACGGGAAAAGGATATGCTTCAAAATTGATTAATTCATGTATTGAAGACGCTAAGGAGCAAAATAAAGATGGTGTTATTGTAATTACAAACCCAGACACCTCTTGGACACCAAGTAAGGATATTTTTATAAAAAACCATTTCGTTGAAATCGATCATGCACCTTATGGCTTTGAATTACTTGTTTATAAATTTGCTAATTCACCTGATCCATATTTTCCGAACGATTGGAAAAAACGACTTACACCATTTAAAAACTTAACAATCCTCCGAACACAACAATGTCCGTTTGTAGATATATCTACAGACAATGTTATTAAAGGTGCAACCAAATTAGATATAAATGTAGAAATTGTAGATATAAAAACGAGAGAGCAATTGTTGAATCTTTCTCCTACTCCTTATGGTGTGTATGCAGTCGTTTACAAGAATAAATTAATTTCCTTTCATAGACTAACGGTACATTTTGTGATGAAACGATTAAAGGAATTAGCCTAGTCACTTGATTTAAATTAGAAAAAACTATAAATCAACGCTAACGCACTTTGAATTTTTCAAACTACACCCCGATTATTAGACATTACCTAATAATCGGGGTGTAGTTTTTTATCTAAATTACTTGGTACTAAATAAATCCCTTAACAACACTATAGAGATTTTATTTTTCTAATCCTCATCTTTCACATCAATATCTTCAGGAATAGGTTCGCTCAGAATTTCTTCTACTAGCTTCTTATAATTTTCCATTTGCTCTAAATGTGTCTTAAATTGTTCTCTGTTAATTAAGTATTGTTGCCCATCATAAACTGCTCGGATTTTATGTTGATTAATTAAGCTTTCAACATAGCTTTCTGGAAATGATAAGTATTCTGCCGTTTCTTTTATCGTTAAATACATGTAATCCACCTTTTCATAGCTAATTCAATTTATAATTTTGATGTTCTCCAATATACCCTTTCCAATATTCACACAAAAATTCTCTCTCATAAACATATCATTTACTTTCTATCTAGATATACTTCAGTAGAGATTGATTTTCTCCAAATTGTTAACAACAGCATGTATATTTTTTAATCATATATCTACTATGCCAACATATATGGATAGTATAATATCCGCTTTATTTTTTATCTTATATTAATTTAAAAAGGAGGAAACGTTTTGTTCAAAGGGATTACATCATTTTCTAACCGCTTGATGCAAAGATATTTACCTGACCCGTTCCTATTTGTCATCATCTTAACATTCGTTGTGTTTATACTTGCTCTACTACTAACACCAACATCACCTAAAGAGCTTATTACAATCTGGGGAGATAACTTTTGGAACTTACTTACATTTTCCATGCAAATGGTTTTAATTTTATTAACAGGTTATGTACTTGCGAGTAGCCCAATATTTAAAAGCGTCTTAAGTAAATTAGCGAGCTTATCTAAATCTCCAGGCTCAGCTATTATTATGGTAACACTTGTTTCGATGATTGCTAGTTGGATAAATTGGGGATTCGGTCTTGTTATAGGAGCGTTGTTTGCAAAAGAATTAGCTCGGCAAGTTAAAAACATCGATTACCGATTATTAATCGCAAGTTCTTATTCTGGACTAATTATTTGGCATAGTGGGCTATCTGGCTCGATTCCACTCACCATTGCAACTGAAGGGCACTTTACTGTAGACTTAATTGGCATTATCCCTACAAGTGATACGATCTTTGCTACGTTCAACCTCCTTCTCATTCTTGCAATCGTAATTATTATACCTATCGTAAATGGGTTTATGTATAACAAAGATGAAGCCTATACGATTGACACTTCTTTACTTAATAACACTAATTCTACACCAGTATCAAGTACACAAATAGGAACACCAGCAGACAAAATAGAGAATAGCTGGCTCTTATCCATGCTCATTGGCATATTAGGTCTATTCTTCGTCATTTCATATTTCGTAATGAACGGATTTAAATTGAACTTAAACATCGTCAATTTTACATTTTTATTTTTAGGCATAATATTTCATTTTCGTCCAAAAAATTTCTTAATGGCTGTAAATGATGCAGTAAAAGGAGCAAGTGGCATTATTATTCAGTTTCCTTTTTATGCAGGCATTATGGGATTAATGGTCGCTTCAGGGTTAGCTGAGCAAATGTCTTCATGGTTTGTAGCCATTTCAAATGAAACAACATTTCCTCTCTTCACATTCATAAGTGCAGGGATCGTTAACTTCTTTGTACCTTCAGGTGGAGGACAATGGGCGGTACAAGCACCCGTTATGCTACAAGCAGGAGCTGAGTTAGGTATTCAACCTGCAATCACTGCAATGTCTGTTGCATGGGGAGATGCATGGACAAACTTGATTCAACCTTTTTGGGCACTTCCCGCTCTTGCTATTGCTGGTTTAAAGGCCAAAGATATTATGGGCTTTTGCTTAGTTAACCTAGTCATTACTGGGGTAATCATTGGGATTGGGTTCATCTTAGTAACTATATAATTAAACATAATAGGTGAGTTACCTCTAATAAATCTTGAGGTACCTCACCTATTATCATTTGCTCTAAAAAGAAACATGAGAAAACTCAGTGTTCAACTCACTCACAATATGTTTCAACGTGTGCAACAATGTATAATCAGCCCACCTACAACCAACACACTGTACACCGATTGGCATATTCTCATCGCTTAACCCAATTGGTATCGTGACAACGGGATTAGTTAATACATTAAATAGATTTGTGTAAGCTGTTGTTGCTTGCCAATAATTCATAGGTGTATCATCTACATATATAGGATTTTTATAGATTGGTTGATATCCTATCAGTTTATCTTTCTGATTGTGTGGAAATGCTGTCGTCGCACTTACAGGGAGAATAAACATCTCATACTCATCCATAAATGTATCGAACGATGTTATAAGCTTCTCCCGTTGTGTTAATACTTTCATATAATTTTTGAACGTTAACGGTACTAACTTACTCGTACTAGGATAATCCCTTTGTACACCTTTAGTCATCACATGTTCTAGTCCTCTTATAATCGAAGGTTTGCCCGAATTCAATTCTGCATCAATTATCTTGCCCCATGTTTCCCAAACTTTACTTTTATCCACAGGAAACTCGTCTATTTTGACTGTCTGTATACCTAATGATTCTAACTTTTCCACAAATCGATGAATATGTTCTCGTATTTCTTTAGCTACAGGGATATCAGGGAATTGATCCATCCATGCGATTTTAATTTTTTTAAAGTTCATAGTAATCTCATTTTGTTCAAGAAGAGGTGGTACTTTCACATCACGATTATCACAACCAGCTATTATAGAAAAAGATATAATTAAATCATCGATAGACCTTGCTATTGGTCCATAACTCGCTAAATGTCTTGAAGTTGTGTACTCTGGTTGCTTCGTCTGATCATCCATTGGTAAGTGCCCAAATGCAGGTACAGAGTGTTCTGTTGGTTTTAAACTATATACACCACAATAATGAGCGGGAACTCTCAATGATCCTCCGATATCACTTCCAATATCTAAATAGCTGAATCCAGAAGCAACAGCCGCTGCTCCACCACCACTACTTCCACCAGGCGTTCGACTTACATCCCATGGGTTATTTGTTCTTCCATAAATCTCATTATCGGTTTGTAAATCCATTAATAAAGGAGGTACATTCGTTTTACCAACAATGATTGCTCCTGCATCCTTTAACCGGCTCACAATAGTCGCATCAAAATTAGTCGTATATTCTTTCCATGGCTT is a window encoding:
- a CDS encoding GNAT family N-acetyltransferase codes for the protein MNTIKMIELNEESLCDKGCYCLRSKPNSTGYKNKNKWLKERFNEGLKYVKLIENNKPAGFIEYTPIETSSRVVYGDNYLVIHCLWVNKTGKGYASKLINSCIEDAKEQNKDGVIVITNPDTSWTPSKDIFIKNHFVEIDHAPYGFELLVYKFANSPDPYFPNDWKKRLTPFKNLTILRTQQCPFVDISTDNVIKGATKLDINVEIVDIKTREQLLNLSPTPYGVYAVVYKNKLISFHRLTVHFVMKRLKELA
- a CDS encoding PAS domain S-box protein, whose product is MSYTGRVTLTGLIGIIISSYAMYNFMIYGRLDWYKLIGSGILVLIAWFFGKQYDRAQYYASRYRSNQDQLKAVLNHNADGIIIWDLEHTVLEVNQSFERMYGWSRDELIGTKLESMKREIVIDVEAKIKEVLEKGSIHYETKRIQKDGTEIYINATLSLIRNREEEPIWIVGIVRDITERKKVSQRLSENEERFRTLVENSPDAIFIHTGGRFVFANATAANMFEVESEQDFIGQDVLELVHPDEWEKVKTRIAETQETHKAALPLQEKLVKSSGETFFADVTTIPITYQGKQANQVICRDVTFRKMMEDKLRNSERQLRGITDNMMDMLAKVNNMLVFEYVTPSYERILGYKTSELIGRKVLDLIHPDDVDIVNYHISKGLHGNQSMKMEYRCKTAHGNYVWMESVRSLFYDEEGEFQGSIIVSRNIADRKEAEELVLKQERILQGVSEATRQLLTTLDHEKSINRALSMLGQTMNVDRVYIFEKHQFDQQKNVISLRFDWSRDTIEPISASNMFENYGYEGTSFEHWIIRLEKGDVISPVLTELPESWLNQIQLQEVRSLLLVPIFVNRAFWGFIGFDDYYGERRWTKNEKATLSATAVSIAGSIERHLQEKQLRQMLHENKQLAARMSALLTNLKAGVLVVDQAKAVTLVNEEFCNMFHIDKLIDSLIGTMSTKLFENLQHIFLEKEEFLSKVRQFYQEKKVIINEEIKLNDGRTFELDYIPIYIEDNYDGHLWYYRDISERKMNEQQLKETNEILRQLSSLDGLTNIANRRYFDEFLLSVWEQAINRHTPLSLIMFDIDQFKKYNDTYGHQQGDCCLKEIAKALRCTVEEVDKLVARYGGEEFVAVLPNTTSQQALQVAELIRSAIEGLQIAHEASTVTNVVTVSLGVADVIPTENLSPNDLIIRADKALYHSKNTGRNRVTAYTEDLELSLG
- a CDS encoding short-chain fatty acid transporter — protein: MFKGITSFSNRLMQRYLPDPFLFVIILTFVVFILALLLTPTSPKELITIWGDNFWNLLTFSMQMVLILLTGYVLASSPIFKSVLSKLASLSKSPGSAIIMVTLVSMIASWINWGFGLVIGALFAKELARQVKNIDYRLLIASSYSGLIIWHSGLSGSIPLTIATEGHFTVDLIGIIPTSDTIFATFNLLLILAIVIIIPIVNGFMYNKDEAYTIDTSLLNNTNSTPVSSTQIGTPADKIENSWLLSMLIGILGLFFVISYFVMNGFKLNLNIVNFTFLFLGIIFHFRPKNFLMAVNDAVKGASGIIIQFPFYAGIMGLMVASGLAEQMSSWFVAISNETTFPLFTFISAGIVNFFVPSGGGQWAVQAPVMLQAGAELGIQPAITAMSVAWGDAWTNLIQPFWALPALAIAGLKAKDIMGFCLVNLVITGVIIGIGFILVTI
- a CDS encoding amidase, whose amino-acid sequence is MKRDDFVFYSATKLAMLIRNGKLTSEQVTRALIQRIQLHDVEINAVVNKNVEQLLNEAQRADKEKKRGIELGLLHGVPITLKESYAVKGMRTTSGYKPWKEYTTNFDATIVSRLKDAGAIIVGKTNVPPLLMDLQTDNEIYGRTNNPWDVSRTPGGSSGGGAAAVASGFSYLDIGSDIGGSLRVPAHYCGVYSLKPTEHSVPAFGHLPMDDQTKQPEYTTSRHLASYGPIARSIDDLIISFSIIAGCDNRDVKVPPLLEQNEITMNFKKIKIAWMDQFPDIPVAKEIREHIHRFVEKLESLGIQTVKIDEFPVDKSKVWETWGKIIDAELNSGKPSIIRGLEHVMTKGVQRDYPSTSKLVPLTFKNYMKVLTQREKLITSFDTFMDEYEMFILPVSATTAFPHNQKDKLIGYQPIYKNPIYVDDTPMNYWQATTAYTNLFNVLTNPVVTIPIGLSDENMPIGVQCVGCRWADYTLLHTLKHIVSELNTEFSHVSF
- a CDS encoding excisionase family DNA-binding protein, whose product is MYLTIKETAEYLSFPESYVESLINQHKIRAVYDGQQYLINREQFKTHLEQMENYKKLVEEILSEPIPEDIDVKDED